TTGGCAATGACTTGTGCTTTATTGCAGGTTTATAGTGAATgtcttttaaataaattgtgAGATGTTGTAAAGGCTATATCAAGTTTGACAGGATTGTAGATAAGGTAGCATTTTCATACCTTCTTGGAAGACTTGAATATTATGCTCGAGCTGTTTTTGGGCTTGCTAGCTCTTCCATTTTAGTGATACTTATTGAATTGTTTAAGAGACAAATTAAATCTAGGATGATTATTATAATAGACTAATTTTTCATTAGGTCAAAAGCCATGTCTATTTGGTGAATTTTACTACATTTCTAAAGTTATGTATGATGTATTCATAATTATATTCAATATTTCTCTTTCGACATTATTGGTGTTTATTGCAGGAATTGGTTTGTGAAACCTTGCTCgcataattatgtttttgatgCTTTGATTGATTTGGGAAGGGGGTTCCATGCTGTTGAATTATATAGGAAACTCTTGATGTTCTAATGAATGTGTTTATGACTATAATAATATGTTAAAGTTGAAATGAATTATGAGTCTTTGGTTATTCAAACATGCTTCTAGCATTGCTATTTGTGGAAATGacatttattattgatatttgaaTGTTGCCCTAGATATGGACTCTATGATGAGATATGCATgtattgtattattttgatggtgacgTCCTGCTATAGTAGGCGATTGCGGTCAGCCTTTTGTGATGGTGTGGAAGACTAGTTGATTTATTAGTCCAATTCAGGTGAGGTGTAGAACCTTGATTGGATGGTCATCGAGAAACCAGAGTCATCACACGGTGGATCGATGGGTCAACATCAAGCGCATGAGTACCTTGACAGCTCTGAACCTAACTGCCGCCAtggctagagtttagagaggtttttagACCATTACTTGTTTGCTCGAGATGCAAACTTCGtgtttttgaagaaattatgttttcttgttAAGTAAATCTTAAGATGTGATCTCGTGtattatttggaaaataaattggTTTGATGACTAGTATTATCTTTTATGATTTCAAAACTCATATTATGTCATTCATGAGTTATGAATGTTGAGGCCCTCAGTTGAGCAAAAGTGTTTCTTATATGCTTTATGTGTTTTCCATGTACTTATGTATGTTGACACATATATGGTAAGATgttctaatatatatgtattattgcaAAAGCTTGGCTTAGCGATTTTCTCGATTATTTTGcatattcttttagaattgtgctaaccACCTCACTGAGTGACTTTGGTTACGCACCCTCTCCCTCTATTCTGGGCTTTAGCTCCTAGTAGCGTTGCTGAGAGACGTAGTGTTGGACATACCCTTGCTTGTCTTTCTTCACTTTCAATCCTGTGTATGTTTATTCTTGATCATTAACTCATTGTATCAAgattatggatccactagtgtgtttgTTTCCCTATGTGTAGTAATTGTATGGCTTGTATGTTGCCtacttttattgaaaatattgttgTATTTGTGTCTAGCATgtttctttgaactctattatcAAGTTTCATTGTTACTTCCTTTGTGCTAGTGTTGTATTCTATAACTTGTATATTTTGCATATGTGATTTTTGGTTTAGGATTAtgaaaatctagggttttgttagCCTTGTGGAGACTCGAGGATTGAGTGGCATAGGTGTCTCTCCTCGGGATGTCATGGCGGTTGTCGTGTGCCGGTCTCATCGGACAGGGCATGACATTTCGACACTCAttgaagtaaaaataaaaagacaagaGTTGAtgaaaacttttataaaaaaaagagtttctcttaactcactttgaggtctcttGATACTCATTGGAAAGGAAAAGGAGTTAAtagaatctttttttttataagaactttttttatatttactttgaGATCTCtcgacactcattggagtggaaaagagttgatgaaaattttctataaaaagtTCTCTTGAAACTCATTGTAAAGTCTCATGTTCGACACTCACAGGggtaatgaaaattttgaagtgaTCCCTACAAACCTATTGTGAGGTCCAATATTTGATGCTCATAGGGGTGATGGACATTTGAAGTTTTCTCTTCAAAGCCTACTCTAAGGTCCTATGTTTGACACTCAAAGGGGGAAAAAGGGGTAATGAGAACTTTTGataaaaattcttgaaaatttcttttcaaaCCAACTATGAGGTCTCATGTTTAACACTCACAAGggtgatgaaaatttttaaagcgTTCTCTCCAAAGCCAACTGTGAAGTCCTATATATGCTTGACACTCTTATAGGGGTAATGGAAACCATATGAAGTCTTCTCTTCAAACATACTTTGAGATCCTATGTTTGACACTCATAAGGGTGCTGAAAACTTTTAATTAGGTTTTTCCTCAAACCTACTCCGAGGTCCAATGTTGGACATTCACAGAGGTTAACTAGAAAAGTCTTGATGACTTAGTCAACAaaaatcaagttcataattaTAGCTTGAGATACATTCTATAAAAAAGTCAAAATAGTCAAGCTAATGACCTGATCATGTGGGAAGTCACAACTTGATGATATGATGGTCAAGATTTAAAAGCATagaagagtcaagacctaaaCATTTCATATAAATGACAAATGTAACTCTGAAATCCCAATACATGAAGAAGTCAAAACCTGAAGTTCCACAAGTCAGAAACttgaaagtttcacaagcacCAAAGCACTAAAGTCTtcagcaataaaaaaattaaagagaatcAAATATGCAACTCATAAATGTAGAGTGACCACAGCTTGGGAGCTATGTGATACGTCAAGATGCAAGCACGCAtggaaaaaatttgaagaaggCCACAGTCATCTAACTGAAAGGGTCTTCCAATATGCATTTAGCAAAAGAGTCAAAAGCGTCAGTTGAGTCGtgcaaatatgaaaaaaaaaagtttaaaaagcatgatgatatatatatatatataattttcttagtGATTTTGTATTCTCACTCGTGATTATGTACTCGTAttcattttgaaattaattaaaaaaaattaattttatgtttgtctagttatttttcattcacacttgtttgtTAATCGGAGATTCTCATGACATTGtctgaaataattaatattaagagTTTGCTCTAATAGAAATCATGGACCCTCAATcatcataaatttataaaaaaaaataataataataataataataatttgtgaTACATCATTTTTAAtcggataaaaataaaataccccacaatatagatatatatcttatatttatatgtatataataaaagaaaattaacagTAACCACTTCAATTGTTGTCCCCGTCTTTCCTCTTTTGTGTTCATTCTATTGGTGTACTTTTGTGCTTTCTTTTGCTgctattatttatcttattgtttTGTTGAATTTTGCAAGTCTTCACTTCGAGTGGATTATTTTATgggttgtttttatattttgcttttttctttttttttttcatcaatatgggttatttatttttgttaatagaaaaaaattcccTCTAAGGCTTTTAACTTTCTTAATAATTTGcaaatttatcaaattcttAAAATATCTCTgaattttcaaacttttatgtttgatttgaattaaaattaaattacacAACTTGAGTACAATTAAGaataataatcattataatAAGGTTTTTCTACCAACGcctatttgtcaaaataattaaaagcttTTTTCTGATTTCATTTACATAATTCTCttgatttaatataataatagtaataggatatatctataaatagatgtacatgaaaacaaatatattgcATACAAATCTATTTATAGCTGAGATTTATATACATAATCTGGATTTCAGAAAAGCCATATGCACATCGCATGATTGCAAGTTCActgaaattatatataagaGCGCgtcttctatgaattcttcaaaCACCCATCTTGTAGTAGCTGGATTTCAATCCAGCGGCTGTAAATCATTCATATGTTTAAACAATATCTACATGGTTTTAACACTTTTTATAATACTGTTTAGATACCTACTTGTGTCCGTCTcgttttatctttatttttttggtaaaatcCCTAAAATACTCCCTCTATTATAGTCACTTCGGCCTTTTAGCcagttcattaaaaaaattactaatttaatccctctatttttttcaattgggCAAATCAAGTCCCCTCCGTCAGCTTCTATGTTAAATCTTGTTGACGTggcttaaaatattaataaaaaataactaaaatattataaaaaaatttttgaaaaatgataaaaaaatcactaaaagttataaaaaatatttgaaaacataaaaattataagaaatattataaaattttaaaaagatattaaaaaataaaaattattaaaaaattgaagtaCTGTCATGTAGCGTGCCATGCCATTTCAGATCTAGGTATGAAACTCCCAAACTCGAAATCCTAAAAACTAACGACCCAGCCTATTTTCTCTAATCCCAATTCTGATCTTTTCTAACCAAGTAGTGGTGGTCAGGGTtaggaagaaaaaggaaatagtactttttgattttttttttttaaatatttttataatttttttaatattttttttctaaaattttttataatttttatttgttaaaaaataaattataaaaattataaaaaggtattaattatttcataaaaggtattaaaaattattttaaaatttataaaaaattattaaaagaactacttaaaatgtattaattatttttttgaacacCCCAATCTTGACTAGCAGAACGTTGTCAAAAAAGATCAAGATTAGGGTTAGAGAAGATAGATTGAGAAATTAGTTTAGGATTTTGAGTTGAAGAGTTTCATACTCAGATTGTGGCATGCTATGATAAAAACCctagaagaagaagttaatatgctacaagaagaattaaaaatgaaaaagaaacaaaagataaaaaaaaaaggccaagTAATTCAAGAACAAGATGATGataataacttaataataactacacatcaaaaggaaaaacagaaaaatatcataatattagaagaagaagaaaatcccCTAAATAATTATCCCTAGAAACCTAAAACTAATggctagaaaaagaaaaccaaataaagaGAATCCTATTGAATTAGAAACAATGATTAAAGAattaaaagagtttaaagataaaataatactaaagTATCCGATATCTCATTCTAGAAGcaaaattgtaaattttctGTAAAACACTATagatttcattaaaaaagaaaaataagacttAATGGAGAgattaatgaaattaaagagaaaaaattaccaatgttacaaaagattacaaaaaaatggaaaagaaggaATCCAAGATATCTCAAAACAATTAGAAATTCACAACTATTTAAGGAAACAAGAATCAATAGCTTTCCCATCTTTACAACATGAACCCATGATTTGTTCATCTCCTTCTTTAAATTTAAGTATAGAAACTACACAATCCCCAGTGTTATTGTCTCTTTGGGAAATCATGTAATTTAAGTCTTACCCCATAGTTCGTCCATTCACATTAAAGAAAACTGTGACTACAAAGCCAGCAAGTTCATttgcgttttttttttaattgtgggAACTATATAACTAAGTTCCTTATAGTATAATAGCAGACAAAGGTTTGTTCATCTAAATAATAAGAGCTGTGGCAACAAAACGAGTAGGTCTATATGTGTCTCTTATTATGGTGAAAACCTGGTTATCTTCAAAAAATCCCCAATATATCCAAGGTAAGTATATCTATTAAAACTAACAAGTTTATTTTTGCAGAAATGGCAGGTAAAAGATTTTATAACCAATAATTTTCTCTTGAACCCCAACTAAACcttccaatatttcctccaaCCCCTACTTTAAGATTCAAAACGAAGCAAATCTAAACCTGTCACAACATGTCATTCTTGATAATCTTTGGGCCAACATGCATGACCAAAAAAATCTCATCCCACTATTTCACTCCCTAGCCGAATTTTTCcaccaaacaaatgaaaaagcCCAAAATCCACCACATTTACCATTACCAGAAAAACCCAATGTCAAATTTTCTTTGAAACCCGAAACACTAGATTACATGGTTGTGCAAGAAGAAATGATCAAAACATTAGAACCAGAAATAGTTCAAAAAACTGAAGAAATAAACAAGCAGAAGACATGAAGCAAATTTTGatacaagaaagaaagcaaagaatggagaaatttgaattatttcctGAACCAATTGAAGAagtaaaacatattattttcaAGAAAGTGATGACACCACAATATGATCAATTCATCTCTGAGCAAGTAGTGTTAAGACAACTAGCAAAGGAAGAAATCTTTCCTGCAAGATTTGCAATAGCAGGAAATGTGTTCATAAAATTATCACACACAGATGCAGGATGTCAGTATGAAGAAGGATTCACTGTCTTAAAATGTTTACTAGACATGTCCCAGTagagagatcaagaaattaacgACATCCAGATGAAAGCCATTAATCTTTTCAAACATGGATACCTATCCCGAATTATGCTGACAAGTCCAGAGCATGCAAATTTCTTGAACGATTACTGGCAGATGATTCATCTACTACACAAATTTTTCAAAGCTCTTGGACTACATATAGATGGGTACGTAAATTTGgaattgttagtgcaaccgcactatttattggcatgatttgacaccaaggcagataacgtggcaaccatggtgacaaggcataattgatgacatggagagtatggtgacatggcaaggagacttggagtgcaaggcaaacatcttgaagatcttggtggagctatttttagtaagtctataacatggaggcaaatatcttgaagatcatggtgaagctatcttaaagatcttggtggagttatttttggcaatgcattacattttgaaagacaagatcatatcaataccatacttagagagatatgattgaatactaaatatggtggagcttaattaaagaaagatttattcatggtgtgaatgaagactaattgaagatatgatttgaagaatccttgatgaagattgattgaagtctattgaaagcaagatttgaggaccaaacttgggtgaattgaagatcaagtttggagaatcttgaaaaccaaatttaggtggattgaagactaagtttggcaagtttcgtgaagatgcacaaggacgtgcgccccttgcgaggggactgcgtgatgaggaactgaggaggtaggctagttgctcgcgatcgggatcgggagatttgggtcgcatcgactcggactaagcacgACCgtggaggttgatgggtcttgaggtcgtcccgcAACGTAACTGAACTCAATCAAGTCGCTAGATCGTGGCCATGTTACAACATATGTTACAACATATGTTACAAAGGGGAGTCTGCAAATGACTAATTtcgaaggtttttaaattagtagccgcggagattctaaaagaggtatgtgctatatttgggacgttgaggcgtctatataagctaccttgctcgtagattgtaaatGTGACTCTAGGGTGACTTTTGGAGGAGAGTGTATaagcaccagacaatctagagagggtagtgatctttattgttgagagtgtgagtgacaagtgtttgtactcatgtatttttacctcttttagtggattgtttatctccgggcttggccccccagacataggcaagtggacgccgaactgggttaccaatcttgtgtgtctccttcttgttttgtttgtgtgaactttctttgatggtttgtgtgaaatctatgagtgcttgagtattCCCTAAAACCCACAAGTCACACCGGTGGAACTAACATGAATTAAATTCTATTCCCCTTTGTTATGATGAAGGTTATCCCGATGAAGCAAGGCATCATATCAAGATAACTCTTCTTCGTCATTATAAGCCTGAACAAGAAAGGATAACTCATATCAGACTAGAAGACATGATCATTCCAGGAGATatcaagaaacaaataaagTTATGGCGAGCATGTGCAATCTCTACTGATTAGAAAAGAACTTGCCTTACTATTGTTGAAAACCAGAGATGCCAAATAGTGCTGGAAACAAAAGTCTTGAAGGTATATGTTGACCAGTATATGTTCCCCATGTACTGCACATTCCCAAATCTAATTTCACAAATGGCAGCTACCGAACTTCACATAAAGAAGATCTATGCATGGACAAGAGAATTTCGTTTTGGAGATTATTCTAAGTTAAGCATTCCCGCTGATATCTTAATGCTACCAAGTCCAGACGGATCTCCAAAAGGTTTAGACGACATTGCTGAACAGAATTTAGCCAACATGATGGAAGGATAAGAAGTCAGTTAAAGATTTTACTGAAGCCTCACTCTTCTCCTAAACTAAagcaatatttgtttttttttagtatgtatAGGAGTCGAAGTTTTTTTAGTGTAAAATAGGTTTGTGACTGTAGATAGTAATTTTACTCTTTTGTAAAACCTTGGGCTTGCCCATGGTTTTGTGAGTAGTTTTGTAAGAGTCTTGTCAAGTGTCTTGTCTGTACACTGTAGTAAAACCTTGGGCTTAAGTGGTTTTAGCCCATGGTTTTGTTGAGTGGTTTTGAGTTTTttggagcctatataaagcCTCTTGGTTTGCAAGGTGGAGGCATGACCAAACTCATAACCAAACACCCCACCCCCatcatatgaaataaaataatcctTTTATCTTTCTAAATATTCTCTCCCTTGTTCTTGGTGCATGCACATATCTCTCTACTCTTTTCTAAGCTAAGCTTCCGACTTCATAACATTTACTTCACTTTGGACTTTAGAGCTTCCATCCCACATCTTGGATGAGCCCCAAGTAAATTGAAAAGCATCCCCAAAGATCcccgatttttttaaaaataatttttataattttttataactttaataatttttataattttttacataaattttaattttttataatttttaatgccttataattttttataattttttaaaaaatttatattattttagtaattttatattaatattttaaaccaCATCAACAGTATTTAATGGAGAAATTAACGGCTATTTAATAAAAAGACTTGATTTACACAATtgaaaaaatacatgaataaaatTAGTAAACTTCTTTGGGACGAAATGACTATAATAGAAGGACCATTTGCGGGTTTTCACCCTATTTTTTGCCATCCCCTGgacatttaataaaattcaacagCAGACATTCATCACCCAAAAGTTCAATGCATCAGATTATAACTGAGGAAtatctgaaaaaaataaaagggaatttaaaaaatatatatatttcattgcaCACAATCACAAACTATAActttatgatttatattttgcaCCCCTGATAATAATGCATTCATTTTCAGAGCTTAAGGGGCTTATGATGATAGATACACCTGAGAATTGATAATTGATGGTATAATCAAGATGTTGatgacaaaaaagaaaaaaaaaaataatgcctTGTTAGGGCATATCACAATTTCTTAGGGCAAGCAAAAGTTCAAGAAGTTTTCTCCTGGTGGTTTGCTTCATGTTGTTCCAAGTATTCTCTGCTGTTCATCTCGGTCAATCTgagaaaaaacaatgaaaatttaaGGACAATTAGGGCACAAATTGATGCATGGACTTGAAAACAGTTTGCTGCAAAAAAGATTTCAATTGTATGACTATATGGCTTTTAGGTTGTcgagaaattaaattaattagagTTTCTTTAATCCTTCAAAGGACATAGATGGTATAGATTTGGATAATTAGGGTTCCGTAGTTCGATCAAAGTGGTAATGATTTTACTAATTTAGCCATTTCTGAAACCATTAACTGCAACGAAAAGAAAGATTAATTGTAAGAATTAAAAGAGACATTAATTAGGGATACTTCAAGGAACAGGGAAGGGTTGTGACAGTGGATCAGACATAAACTATCTATATTTGGTACTGACAAGTATAATGCTAATGATAAAGAGTATTTGACTCTGGTTTTCTGGCAATGGCATGACTCTGATTAGGGTTTCAATGATCCTGAGTCAAAAAATAACTGTGTCTATTGTGCAAATtataggtaaaaaaaaatactctcaaTTTTTCTTAGGAAGAGTTTAAAGATAATCCAAAGGATACCTGCTAATGGTGCGGTCTTTTGCAAATCCCAACTCATTGTCCACACAGAGATCGAGATCGTCACTTTTCAGTGATCTTGAAGAGGTTCTTGGTGAAATTTTCTGAGCATCAGCAACTGTGACAATTTTTTCAAATAGCTCAACCGGTGATGCCTCAGCTGTACACATCAACCTTGCCTTATTTTCATACATAACCTGTAAACAAGAAAGTTCAATATCACATGCATCtcacattttgaaaaaaagcatCACTAGTAACTAACTTTTTCGATTAAGTGGTAACATAGTATGCGAAACTTAACAGCAGTAACTGCAAGAATTTGCCAAGGAGTTGCAAAGGTAACATTTAATGTTGAGAAAACCAAGTTGCTTTGTGAATGGTGGTATATAGTATATCAAGTATCATTCAAAGAAACTAATTGGACTgcctaaaaagtaaaaacatcaATAAGGGTATTGAGATACTGGGATACAAGTGTTCCTTGATCTCAAGGTGGAATAAAAAGCTAAATACACCATCTTGTATCTATCAAGTAATTAGAGAAGCTATTCATTTCAACGTCAACCTGAAATCATCCATACTGTTGAGATCCAAAGAATAAGTGTTTAATCTAAGTATTCACATGCAATACAAACCAGTGAATTCAAAGGAAGGTAATTCAAAGCCCAAAACTGAATGAAAATGAACTCcgattagaaaaaaatttaataaccaATGAGGGGAAAATGGCATAGATAGGTATGAGTCATCATCAAAACTCACGTCACTAAGAAAACCCATTGAAATTTAACAATATccaaaaaattggataaacaaTGGCAGGAATATGATatcattcaaaatttaaaacaaaaaatagagagaTGGTAACCTACATCAACTAGAGTGACAAACCGGTAAGCAGCTGTTCGGTTATGGAGACTGAATTTGGGAACCCCATCCAATGCTAGGGTGTGAAATTTGTCTGCaaggcaaaaataaataaagatgtgAATCAGTCAAATTATGTTcaacaaatttaaacaatgactAAAAATTCGATTCTAGAAGTAATAGGGAATTAAATTTACTGATAAACAACATGCTTTAATGTGCCATAAGTCCGATAACTCACTAAACAATCCAAAATAGTCTGCGGCTCCCAAGGGTCTATCACAAAGATCTTCAAAAGGAAAGTAAGCACATCCATTAGCGCCTAGGGGAACCTAAAGAGCAAACGAAATTGTTTTTGAGAGCCAATGAGATGGAAATGAGAACCTTTAATCACATGCAAATGAACACATAAAATTTCAATTCTAAGAACCAACCTGCAGTGTTCGCCCCATGACAACTTCCACAACTTGAGGCACTGCTTTCTCTTCTCCCACTAATTGATAGAACTTTTGTCGGAGTAGTCCAGAATCATCTTTCTCAATAAAATAGAAACCTTGTTGAGCCTGCCCAGAAAAAGTTATAAACCTTGTCACCAAATGATTAAAAGCATTGAAAGTCATATCCCATTCTAACAAATTCAAAatgaacaagaaagaaaataacTCACCGATGTCATTTTCCGATAGTCAGTTGAAGAACCAATTTCATGAACCACACACCTCTCCTGGATCATTGAATTCATTAGCAAGACTTACTAATTGGAATCACAAGAAATGATGAATAAACATAATTCCCACAGACCATGAGAATACCTTCAATGTGGCAATGAAGGGTAGAAACAGATCCCTCTGCAAGCCACCCTCATATAGATGATCTGGAGCACGATTAGAAGTAGCAACAAGAACCTAAAATCATTCAAATTTCATTGAGAAATGCATTGATGTAGCAACAATAACACAAGAAGACAACAAAAGATGAACAGGAGCACATACAACGCCTTTACTGAACAGATGTGAAAAAAGACGATTTAATATTAAAGCATCAGCAACATCAGTCACCTGTGAAATTGGTAATTTATAAAACACATTAACCAACCAAAGGAAAATGTCAAGAACCATGTTTGACAGAAAGTTGATCGAAAAAAAGAACCTACCCTGCAAAGTATAACGTACCATAAACTCATCAAGACATAATAAAATGGACTCATCTGATATCTCTCCCGCTACAACCTCGAGTGGATCTGCAACCCCCTTGTGCTTCTACAACCATAGATTACAAAAAATATCATGCCAAGTCAATCATTAAGGAAGCAGCTTATAGTGCATTAATCTAGTTTAAATGAACATCCCTGAATTTTTGAGTCATTAACAGAAGCTGCAGGGTACATTTTCATCAGCTTTAAGTCATACAGTCAACTCAAAATCATGCCAGCTTATAGTGCATTAATCTAGTTTAAATGAACATCCCTGAATTTTTGAGTCATTAACAGAAGCTGCAGGGTACATTTTCATCAGCTTTAAGTCAT
This portion of the Dioscorea cayenensis subsp. rotundata cultivar TDr96_F1 chromosome 3, TDr96_F1_v2_PseudoChromosome.rev07_lg8_w22 25.fasta, whole genome shotgun sequence genome encodes:
- the LOC120256196 gene encoding AFG1-like ATPase encodes the protein MRSVARVLRLARGASRLRSGGVYGFQGNRKVWIFSNPTGLFSQNPDFCGYQSLHMFSRKLSISTFAVSGSSSSESALVDDVRKVGPLMEYERRIALGELTDGDSFQIDTLHLLQRLFEELVENEQSCQLDRYKASEKSGRSRWLWSRFVPQSSYSPVKGLYLYGGVGTGKTMLMDLFYDQLPSNWRIKRIHFHDFMLNVHSRLQKHKGVADPLEVVAGEISDESILLCLDEFMVTDVADALILNRLFSHLFSKGVVLVATSNRAPDHLYEGGLQRDLFLPFIATLKERCVVHEIGSSTDYRKMTSAQQGFYFIEKDDSGLLRQKFYQLVGEEKAVPQVVEVVMGRTLQVPLGANGCAYFPFEDLCDRPLGAADYFGLFNKFHTLALDGVPKFSLHNRTAAYRFVTLVDVMYENKARLMCTAEASPVELFEKIVTVADAQKISPRTSSRSLKSDDLDLCVDNELGFAKDRTISRLTEMNSREYLEQHEANHQEKTS